A segment of the Synechococcus sp. MEDNS5 genome:
TGGTCATGACCGCGCAAGTTCTGAAGGGATTCCTCCATGGTTTGCTCAGGGATGCTGAGCTTTTCGCGCACTTCAACCGGTGCCGTTCGATGACTGAGGCCGACAACGGCTATGTGCATGGAGAAATCCCTTGTTGCGTGAAAAAGAGGTCAGCTCAGCGCGATGCTCTGAGCCCCATCTTTGATGTGCACCGTGTTGGTGAAGCGGCAGGTGTTGTCGAGGTTGCTGATCACCAGGCTGCTTGTACGTGTGCAGTCCGACTCGAATTTAACGCCGTGGAACAGGAGGCCATCAGTGATACCACTACCGGCAAACACCACGTGCTCTCCAGAGGCCAGCTCTTCAGCTTCATAAATCTTGTCGGGATCTGCAATACCCATTTCAGCCAAACGGGCGAGATTGCCCTCTTTGGTGAGATCTGCCCACTCCTTGGTCTGCGCTACTGCGGGGTCGTACACGAGCTGACCCTGGAAGTGACCGCCAAGAGCGCGCATAGCCGCAGCGGAGATCACGCCCTCGGGGGCAGCACCGATGCCCATCAAGCAGTGGGTTCCCGTACCAGCGAATCCACAGGCGATCGCAGCCTGCACATCACCATCAGAAATCGGCTGAACCCGAGCGCCGGTGGCGCGGATTTCAGCGATCAGATCCTTGTGACGTGCACGATCCATCACCACGATGGTGAGTTCACTTGCCGCCATCCCCAGACATTCGCTGAGAATTTTGATGTTTTCAGTGGCTGACTTGCGGATATCCACCTTGCCTTTGGCTGCCGGAGGAGCCGCCAGCTTCTTCATGTAGAAGTCCGGAGCATTGAAAAGACCACCGCGATCTGAGGCAGCCAGAACGGCCATGGAGCCCCTCTGGTTGTTGGCACACAGATTTGTTCCTTCGCAGGGGTCGACGGCGAAGTCGACTCCCGGGCCGGACCCACTGCCGACTTCTTCACCGATGTAGAGCATGGGAGCTTCATCACGCTCCCCTTCACCGATGACGATGCGGCCTTGCATTTGGATCTGACCCATGCGCTGACGCATGGCTTCGACAGCTGCGGCATCGGCTTCATCCTTTTTGCCGAGACCAGTGAGGCGGGCGGAGGCGATAGCCGCCTGCTCAACGACCTCGAGAATTTCCTGGATGAGAGTGCGATCCACGGGAGTGCGGCGGGGGGGACGAACGCGGAGAGTGTCAGCTCACTGGGCTTGGTGCCACTGGGCTTTTCACTCAAAAGCGCGGCTCACTGTATCAGCGACTTCCGCACTCTTTACAATCGACTGGTCTCAGCAGTCTTCCCGTCATGAGCACCAAGTCCCTGGTGGTCTCCCCATCCATCCTTTCAGCGGATTTCTCACGACTCGGCGAGGAGGTCAAAGCTGTTGACCAAGCCGGCGCTGATTGGATCCACGTCGATGTGATGGACGGACGCTTCGTTCCCAACATCACCATCGGTCCCCTGATCGTTGAAGCTTTGCGACCGGTCACGACCAAGCCCTTGGACGTGCATCTGATGATCGTTGAACCGGAAAAGTACGTTCCTGATTTCGCCAAGGCCGGCGCGGACATCATTTCGGTTCAGGTTGAGGCATGCCCACACCTGCATCGCAACCTGGCTCAGATCAAGGATCTTGGCAAGATGGCGGGTGCCGTTCTGAACCCCAGCACCCCACTGAGCACCCTGGAGTATTGCCTCGAACTTTGTGATCTGGTGCTGATCATGAGCGTGAACCCAGGTTTTGGTGGACAGAGCTTTATCGAAAATCAGGTTCAGAAGATTCGTGATCTCCGTCGCATGTGTGATGAGAAAGGTCTGGATCCCTGGATTGAAGTGGATGGTGGCGTGAAAGGTGGAAATGCCTGGAAAGTGATTGAAGCTGGTGCGAATGCCATTGTGAGCGGCTCCGGAGTGTTCAATCAGGCCGATTACGCGACCGCCATCCAAGGCATCCGTGACAGCAAGCGCCAAGAAGCTGTGTTGGTTTGAACTCCGGGGCTCTGATTTTGCTGGATCGTCAACTTCCAAAGTTGGCGCATCCAGCAAACCACCGCCTTCAAATTTCAAAGAAAATCACAGTAATCATCATCACTCTCTGCCTCCCTTGCCTGGATCGCTAATGCCGAAAGGGGCAAAAGGATGGCGAGTCCGACAAATAATTCCATGAAATGGATGCATCAAATCCAATGATGATTAACCATGCTGAAGTGTTCTGCACCAATTAATACCTTTTTCGAATTGTATTCAAACGATCATTTTTCCTACAGCTTTTTATTTGTTGACATTCTCCATTCGGTTGCGGGTGTTACATCATGTCGGTAGATCGGCTAATTAGTTTTGAATTTCACGATTTAGCTCAATGTCTTGGGAACGAAATTTGATGATGGCCAGGACTCGTCTGGGCTCTTCAACCGTACGGATGAATGAAGGCGATTACAGGATTTGTGACAGCGATCATCACTGCAGGATCGTTTCCGAGCTTTCAGTAGCTGATAAGGCGTTCAGGTTGCAAGAACAAGGTTATCGAGATTCGTTTCCCAGAATTTTTGAATCAATTGATCGATCATCCACTTGCTGAATCACGAGGTTGACCGGATTAGGCATCAAAGAACCAGCCATAGCTGTGCAATCCGATACCAAGCAGGTTGACTCCGATGTAACAGACAACAATCACAACCAAACCCAACGATGCAACCAAAGCTGGCCGCCGTCCCTGCCAGCCGCGGCTTAGACGAGTGTGCAGATAAGCGGCATAAACCAGCCAACAGATCAAAGCCCAGGTTTCTTTGGGATCCCAGCTCCACCAGCTGCCCCAGGCCTCATTGGCCCAGACAGCACCACTGATGATTCCCACTGTCAAAAGCAGAAAGCCCACGGTGATGGTTCGATAACTCAGGCTGTCGAGCTGTTCACTTCGAGTGAAATCAAGCGATGACAGCTGCAGTTCCGGCGACGTGCGCAATGCAACGGAAGCGTCATTCCCAGAGATTGCAACGGCTCTTCGATAGGCACCAGTACCGATCGAGCTGCTGCGCAGCTCCAATTGTTGACCGCGATCCGTAACAAGCACAGCAACAGACAGCAGTGATCCCACCAGAAGGGCGGCATAACTCACCATGATCACGCTCACATGCATCACCAACCAGCTGCTGCGAAGAGCAGGAACCAAAGGGGAGGCTTGTTGCAACTGATCAGGCAGGGCGAAGCTGGCGAAGGCGATACACCCCAGACCCATGGGTGTTGCGGATGCAGCCACAAGCGGTGAAGCCCACTGACGTTCCACCAACAACTGGGTGAGTGTGCAAGCCCAGGCAAGGAAGCACAGCGATTCGTAAAGATTGCTGATCGGGAAATGGCCGGATTGCCACCAACGCAACACAAGCTGCGCAGTCAAGAGCAGATTGGCCAAGCCCAAGAGAGAGCGCACGCCACTGGAGCTGCGACCGTTGGACAGGGCCCAGAAGCACCACGGAAGGGCCGTGAGCAGCAAAGCAAACGCTGCCAACCCCAATAACAGCACCGGTTCTGAAGCAATGGATTGCAGATCGAAACTCCCCAAAGCAGCCAACAGACGATCAAGAGTGACTTGATTCTGCCGGGAAGGATCAGCGGCTGGCTTGCCGCAGCAGAAAACCACCTCCAGCCAGAGAAATCAAAACAGGAGACCATGCAGCCAGCAGTGGCGGAAGGGTGCCTTTCACTCCAAGGGAACTGAAGCTGAAACTCAGCACGTAGTACACAAGAATCAACACCACGCTGATCCCGAAGCCCTGACTGCGGCTTGTACGGCTGTTGGGCTTCGCTCCCAAGCTGGAGCCAATCAGGCCGAAAACCAGGCAGGCCATTGGCAAAGTGAATTTCTCCTGAATTCTCACTTGAAGCCGCCGTGCTTCCTTGATATCACCAGCCTGTTCAAGCAGCTCCTTTGCACGAAGCGCTTCAGCAACCGTCATGTTGTTAGCATCCTTCGGCAACTGGGCGATGCGGATTGGTGCTGCGCTGAGCGGATAAAGATACTGATCAAAATCAGCAGATGTCGTACTTCCAGATGGAGTGAGTGTGAGAATCTGACCATCGAAGAACTGCCATTTAGCTTGGCGTTCGTTCCAGACAGCACGATCGGCCACAAGCATTTGGGTAAAGCCAGCACGGGTGAAATCAAGGACGGTGACTCCACTCATCACACCATCGAGAAACTGACGGGCATAAAACAGTTGAGCCAATCCTTTGCTACTGCTGCCATCGGGGTCTTCAATTCGTCCGAAACGGGAATACACGATGTTGCTTCCCTTTTCTGTGGCAATGGCCTTCCCAAGGGCACGACGCAGAGTTATTTCAGCGGAACGGTTTGCTCTCGGCACCAGTACATCGTTGAAGACGAAGGTGAGGCCTGACATCACCAGTGCCAGAATCAAAGCAGGCACAATCATGCGTGTAGCTGTTACACCCACGCTGCGCAGGGCGGTGAGCTCACTGTTGGCTGACAAACGGCTATAGGCCAGAAGCGACGCCATGAGCGTGGCCATCGGGAATGAGATCACCAAAAAACTGGGCAGCCGTTGCAAAAGCACTTGAACCGCAATCGCCACGGGGAGACCCGACTCAACGATCTGTCGCACCAGTTCGAACATCACCCCCACGGAAAGGGAAACCACGGTGAATGCTGCAATCGCAAACAGCAGTGGACCCAGTAGCTCGCCGATCAACCAACGATCCAATAAGGGAATCCGCTGGACGAGACGTCGGATGGAGGCCTTGACGGATTCGATCACAGTTGGAATCCCTCACCGAGATAGTGACGACGGACGAGCGGGTCGTGAGCGACCTGCTCAGACAAGCCGGAGGCCAAGATGCTTCCGTCGGTGAGGATGTAGGCACGATCAGTGATCGCCAGGGTTTCACGCACGTTGTGGTCGGTAATCAAAATTCCCATGCCCCGCTGCCGCAGGGAGTGGATGAGTTGTTGAAGATCGGCAACGGCAAGCGGATCCACGCCGGCAAAGGGCTCGTCTAAAAGCAGGTAGCGGGGGCCTTCCAAGCCCACGGCAAGGGCACGGGCTACCTCACAACGTCGCCGTTCACCACCAGATAACTGATAACCGCGACGGTTGAGGAACGCTTCGAGATGAAAATCCCGGATCAACTGTTGAAGACGTTCCCGGGACTGAACACCGGTCAGCCCACTTTGATCGAGCACCAACTGCAGGTTCTCCCGCACCGTGAGCTGACGAAAGACACTGGGCTCCTGAGGTAGATAGCCGATCCCGAGACGGGCACGCTGAGGCATGGACAAGTTGGCGACGGGATGGCCATCCAGCAGAACCTCTCCGCAGTCCGGCCGCAGCAAACCGATCACCAGGTTGAAGCTGGTTGTTTTGCCAGCACCATTCGGACCCAACAGCCCGATCACTTCTCCAGGATCCAAACTGAGGGTGAGATTTCTGACTAAGGGTCTCCCTCCCAGCGTGAGAGACACGCCATTGAGGCTCAAACTCATGGCGTTAGGGGTGTCTGTGCAGGCTGGTCTGGGCGCAGAATCATGGTGGATCTCACTTGCCCGCCCTGGTTAGGAACAGCCAAAGCCCGTTCATCATCAAGGTTGTAGGTGACTCTCTCTGCTTGCAGAGTGCTGCCATCGTCCTGGATCACATCCACATCACCACTGAGAACCAGTCGCCCTTCCCGACTGAAGTATTGGGCTTGCCGTGATGTGGCAACCATGCCCCTGGCGGGGTACACGATCCGAACATTGCCGGAAGCGGTGACCACACCTGTGACATTGTCGGCACTCTGGCTGTCCGACTCGATGGTGATCAGGCCATCATCAACCGGCTTGGCATCATCGGCTGGCGCCGGCAGGGGCTGAGAACGCACCAGCCCAACGGACGCCATTGCCAGCGCATACACGAGCAGACGTGTCAGGGCTTGGATGGCAGTGATCGAACGCGGCTTGAACAACTGTGCCTGACGAATGACCATGGAACATTCATGATCTCACGGGATCATTCGAGCGAGAGAGGGTTGGGGGCGGAAAGTCGTCCGGGTTACCTTTATTTTGCAGTGCTTGCAGGCGAGCACTGGCCACACTGTGAAGCGCCATGAGATCAAGGCCCAAAGCCGTCGGCAGAGATGCTTTGAGGCGACCGATGCCCTCACCGAGAAGGATGGTTGCACCGCGGATATTACCTCTTTCGAGGTGCACATGGGCTACTGCAATTTGAAGGATGCCCTGAAGCAGTCGCCGGTCTGGGTTGACCTGTTCATGCCAGAGCTCCTCAAAGGCATCATGGGCTTCGTACCAGGCTCCTGAGTTGAACAACTCAAGAGCGATGGTGAAACGAGGATCGTCGACAAGATTCAACGCTTGGCCATCTTCTTGGCAGGGAGTTTGCGAAGACGGATGGACTCCGGCGTGACCTCAAGCATCTCGTCGGGGCCGATGTACTCCAGGGCTCGTTCCAGCGTCATCTGTACAGGAGACTGGAGCGTGTCGAGCTCTTCAGCGCCTGCTGAACGCATGTTAGTGAGCTGCTTGGCTTTGCAGACATTGATCTCTAGGTCCTGGGGACGATTGTTCTCGCCGATGATCATTCCTTTGTAAACCTTCGTTCCCGGTGAGATAAAGAACTGCCCACGATCTTCAGCATTTTTGAGAGCGTAGAAGGTTGCCGTTCCTTCCTCGAATGCAATCAGCACACCATTTCTACGGGTATCAAATTCACCCATCATCGGTCTGTACTCGAAGAAGGAGTGGCTCATGATTCCCTCTCCCCTGGTGGCACGGATGAACTCTCCCCTGAAACCAATCAGACCACGGGATGGAACAACAAATTCCAGTTGGGTGCGCCCATCCTGGCCAGTCTCCATGTTTTGCATTTCGCCCTTTCGAGTTCCAAGTTTCTCGATGCAGGAGCCAACAGCCTCTTCCGGCACATCCATGACCAGTGTCTCCACAGGTTCACAGGGAGTGCCATCGATCGTGCGGTAGATCACCTGAGGCTGGGACACCTGGAATTCGTAGCCCTCGCGACGCATGGTTTCGATCAGGATTCCAAGGTGAAGTTCACCGCGGCCACTGACGGCAAAGCGATCTGGAGAATCGGTGTCCTCCACCCGCAGTGCCACGTTTGTGAGGAGTTCTCGTTGCAGACGGTCTCGGACCTGACGACTCGTGACGAACTTGCCCTCTTTGCCAGCGAAGGGTGAGTCGTTGACCACGAAGGTCATCTGGAGAGTGGGCTCATCCACTTTGATCAAGGGAAGTGCCGTTGGCTCATCAGGGCAGGCGATGGTCTCCCCAATGTTCACGTCATCAAAACCTGCAACGGCGACGAGATCTCCTGCTGAAGCAGTCTCGATTTCAACCCGTTGCAAGCCTTCGAAACCGAGAAGCTTGCTGATGCGTCCCTTCTTGACGATTCCGTCATCTTTGATCAGCGCAGCATTTTGCCCCTGCTTGATCATGCCGTTGTGAACACGACCAATGATGATTCGACCAAGAAAATCGGAATAATCAAGGGTTGTGATCTGAAGCTGAAGAGGCTTCTCGGGGTCACCAACCGGGGGCGGAACATGGCGCAGGATGGCATCAAACAGCGGACGCATGTTTTCGCTGTCTGTCTTCATGTCTGGCTTGGCGAAGCCTCCTAAGCCACTCCCGAACAAGTAGGGAAAGTCGCACTGATCGTCGTCAGCACCCAACTCGATGAACAGATCCAACACCTTGTCGACCGCTGTTTCGGGGTCGACGCGGGCTCGATCGATCTTGTTGACGAACACGATCGGGCGCAGTCCCTGCTCGAGAGCCTTTTTCAGCACAAAGCGGGTCTGGGGCATGGGGCCCTCGTTGGCATCAACGATCAGCAGACAACCGTCGACCATGCCGAGCACCCGCTCAACCTCGCCGCCGAAGTCGGCGTGGCCAGGGGTATCCACGATGTTGATGCGCGTGTCGTTGTAGGTGACCGCTGTGTTCTTGGAAAGAATGGTGATGCCGCGCTCACGCTCCAGATCATTGGAGTCCATCACGCAGGTGGGCACGGCCTCGTTGTCCCGGAAGATGCCCGACTGGGCCAGCAGAGAGTCGACCAAGGTCGTCTTGCCATGGTCAACGTGGGCGATGATCGCGATGTTGCGAATCGCCTTTTGCTGGGCGCTCATGGGGGTCCGTGTTGGGGGCGAAGGGTCGCTGGGACGCCCGTAGGCGCAGCCGGTGAAGACTATCTCAACGTGAGATCGATGGAGTCCCCTGTGCACGATTCGCGCGAAGACTGCCCCGGGTGACACCGAGACGATGCTCAATCTGTTCGCGGCGCCACACCTCAGCGGAGGGCATACGGCCTTGCAGTGCATCGCCGTACAACAGCACTCGCCGCTTGGTGGCTTCAGCATCTTCATCGAGCAGGTCAAGGCGGAAATGCCGCAGACCGCGCGCGCACATGGCTGGAAATGCCTCAATGCCTGTCTGTGCGGTTCCGTTGAACAAGGTGTTGCGACATCCGAGGTCTGCTCGAAGAGGATGCTCAATACCGCTGCGGTCTTTCAGCAGAACGGTATGGGTCTCACAGGGTCTGCCGCAATCCGTGTGATCGTGCCCATCAGAGAGCAATGCGCAGAACAGGCAATGCTCCATATGGAAGAGAGGCATGTGCTGGTGCAGCACAACCTCCAGACGATCAACAGGGGCGTTCTCGGAGAGCTCAAGCAATTGCTGGAGGTTTAAGTCGCAACTCGCTGTGACCCTTTGCAGTCCCCAGTGCTCAAGAAACCAGAGAAGGCTGAGGGGATTGGCCACATTCAGGCTGAAATCGCCTCGGCAAGGCGCTGCATCGCAGAGACGCTCGAGCTGATCGGCATTGCGCACAAGAAAGCCATCGGGGTTGGCGCGCACAAGTGGATCCAATGTCCACCCCTCATCGGGACGGATCACCTTGGGGCCGGTCAACCAGATGCCATCACTCCAGCAACCCCGGGCTATGGCAACGGCCTCTTTGAGCTCACGGGGCAGCTCCAGGTCGGCGACGACCCCTTGAATCGGCGTTGCGTCGCCAAGTTCCATCAAGCTCTTGAGCTGGTCGAGACTTCTCACCAGCACAGTGAGCCGAGGAGGCTGATCCCCTGTATCGGCCGGCAGACGGTTGATGCAGCTCCGGATCAGCTGACGTCGTTCATCTCGATTGGAAGCTGCAATGCCTTGTCGTTGTGTTGTCCCGGCGTTCCCCGGGACAACTCCCGCCTCAGCCATCGCTTGAAGCAGGGCTCGACGGAGACGGTTGAGTTCGCCGATTGGCTGAAAAAGCGACTCAGAGAGATCAAGCCGCAGATGCTCAAGTCGCCAGCCTGTTCCTCCAAGACGTCCGAGCTGAGCGATCAGACGCTCACGATTGAGACCGTGATCCTTGGCTGGCTCGAGCAAGCGATCACTGAATACCGCCAGTGGCTGGCCCTTTGACCACTGCGGTAACTCCAGTTCGAGCACCAGCGGCTCACCGATTCGCCCGCGCACGAACAGAGAAAGCGGAACATCCTGAGGAGGGGTTTCTCGACCGGCTCGGCGGCTCCAGGTGGATTGCCACTGGGGATCACTGGTAAGCCAAACAGGGGCTCCCGGACGGAGCCCCCTTGGATCAACACGGCCTGGCCCCAGCTTCAGGCGCCAGCTGCCTTCTCCGGAAGACACAGATTCCATGATTCTGCCGCCCACCTCTCGGGGAACCTGAAAGGCCCCGCCCTCTGATGCAGCCACTTCCAGCACGACGCCCTGACCGCGGAGGGGCTCGTTCTCAGCCTGAACCTCGATCCAGCCGCGGGGATGCACCTTGACCAGATGACCGAAGGACGGACCGCGCTTCTTGCTCCAACGACCATGCACCAGAGCTGCGTGGTCAATGCCTTCAAGCCATCCAGTGCTCAGGCCCCGTGAAAAACCGAGTTCCAGCTGAAGTCGAGTGGTATCTGGGTCGTCAAGGACACCGTCAATGGAGCGGCGATACACATCGGTAACCGCAGCTACGTAGGTCGCACTTTTGAGCCTTCCCTCAATCTTGAGGCTGCTGATGCCGATCCTCGCGAGTTCGGGGATCAGAGACCATGCAGCAAGATCCTGGGGTGAGAGCAAATAGCGTTGGTCGCCGAGGTCACGCTCCTCACCATCCACGATGAACTGGTAAGGGAGTCGACAAGCCTGGGCGCATTCCCCCCGGTTGGCACTGCGTTGACCAAGAGATTCGCTGGTCAGGCACTGGCCTGAGTAGGCCACACACAGCGCGCCGTGAACAAAAACTTCGAGCGGCACATCTAGCTGACGTTTCTTGAGCTGTTGCTGGACTCGTTCCAGGTCTTTCAGGGTGAGTTCCCGTGCCATCACAACCCGCTCGCAACCAGCAGCGGCGGCTTGAGCCACACCTGCGGCACTGGTGACCGACATCTGGGTTGAAGCATGCAATGCCAGGCCGGGCACGAGCTCTCTGGCGAGAAGACAGAGACCAAGGTCCTGCACGATCAAGGCATCAACCTCGGCCATCCAGCACTCCACCAGAAGCTCGGAGACCTGCTCGAGCTCCTCGGTGAACACCAAAACGTTGAGGGTGAGAAACCCCTTGACTCCTCGCGCATGCAACCAGCCCATGATCTCGGGGAGGTCACGAATGTTGAAATTTTCAGCTCGCAGCCGGGCATTGAAAATCTCAACCCCGAAATACACCGCGTCGGCCCCTCCAGCAACGGCAGCCTTGAGGGCATCCCAATCTCCAGCAGGTGCCAGCAGTTCCGGTAGGCAGGGCATCGTCACCGACCGTCAGCCAACCTTCGTGCCGGTTCGAACGCGCGCAAGGCCTCTGACGATCCTTCAAAACGCCAATGCCAGGGCTCATAGCTCACCCCCTGGGGATTGACGACCGGAAATGAAAGCGTGAAGTGGTAACTGGCTGCGTGATCCTGCAACCAACGGAAGGCGCGCGTGTTTTCAAAGGATTGCGCGAGGTTTGTGGCGGGATCTTCACCGTCCCCGAGATCAACGGCAAATCCAGTGCTGTGTTCGGAATAGCCCGGTGGTGCAGAGACCTTGGCCCGTTCGGCCGCAGATTGATTGCGTTCCGACTTCACATCAAAAAAGATACTTTTTTGGAGGTCGTGGGACCGGTAGCCGCTGAGAAGACGCAGATCCACACCATCCGAAGCCGCTGATCGACGCATGGCATCGAGCGCCAGAGCCGCATCACGGTGCAGTTCAATTCCTGCCTCCACCGGCACAAGGACATCAACGCCGGCCTCGGGGTAGGGAAAGTGCCCAAGCAAACGCCCGTCGCCCGAGGGACGGGCATCAATCCCCTCAACTGATGCAGGGGGGCGAGTCCCATTCAGCCACTCAGGTACAAACAGCACCGTGGCAAGGGATGCGGAGAACACCAGTCCGCATGCAAACAGCAGACCTAAACCACCACGACGTTTCGGTGAAGCCGATCGGCTACGACGCGCCACCGGGATATCGTCGCGGTTGACATCGCGGGATCTGCTGCGGCTGGCGACAGCCCGTGACACGACGTTTATTGCAGTGTTGTTTCGATCGTAAGGGGGGGCGCCAGTGCAACCCTCGCTTAGGCCTCAGCGGTGATAGCTTTTCAATAACAATCCAGCGGAGTGAGCTGAGATGCTGAGAGTTGCCGTCGTCGGAGGTGGTCCGAGCGGATCTTGCGCAGCCGAGATTCTTGCCAAGGCTGGCATCAGCACCTGGTTGTTTGAGCGAAAACTCGACAACGCCAAGCCCTGTGGAGGCGCGATTCCCTTGTGCATGGTTGAAGAATTCGACCTGCCGGAATCGATCATCGACCGCAAAGTGCGGAATATGAAGATGATTTCCCCCTCCAACAAGGAGGTTGATATCAAACTTGATCCCCTCGGGTACGACGACAATGCCTACATCGGGATGTGCCGCCGGGAGGTCTTCGATGCCTACATGCGCAATCGCGCTGCTGAGCTCGGTACAACTCTGATCAACGGCCTTGTTCAGAAAATTGATACCGGCAGCGCACGTCAGGGTCCTTACACACTTCATTACGCCGACTACAGCTCCGGTGGTCCTACCGGTGAACTCAAGACCCTTGAGGTGGATTTGATCATCGGTGCTGATGGAGCCAATTCCCGTGTCGCCAAAGCCATGGATGCCGGCGACTACAACGTGGCGATCGCCTTCCAGGAACGCATCAAACTGCCTCCCGAGGAGATGACGTACTACGAGGATCTGGCCGAGATGTACGTCGGAACCGATGTGTCTCCAGATTTTTATGCGTGGGTATTCCCCAAATACGACCATGTGGCCGTTGGAACTGGGACCATGCAACAAAATCAGTCCCTAATCAAGGGGCTGCAGAAGGGAATTCGTGAGCGAGCCCGTAAGCGTCTCTTCAAGGGCGAGGTGATCAAGGTGGAAGCCCATCCGATTCCAGAACATCCAAGACCACGTCGCGTCGTTGGCCGGATGGCCCTGGTTGGTGACGCCGCCGGTTACGTGACCAAGAGTTCTGGTGAGGGGATCTACTTTGCAGCGAAAAGTGGCCGGATGTGTGCGGAAGCCATCGTTGAGATTTCAGCGAACGGCACCCGCATACCCACGGAAAAAGAGATCAAATCCACTTATCTCAAACGCTGGGATCGAAAGTACGGAGCTACCTACGCCGTTCTCGACATTCTCCAGCGGATTTTTTATCGCAACGATGCGGCCCGCGAAGCATTCGTGGAAATGTGTGATGACCGCGATGTGCAGAAACTCACTTTCGACAGTTATCTGTACAAGAGGGTGGTGATGATGAATCCCTGGCAACAGATCAAACTCACCCTGCGCACGTTCGGAAGTTTGCTCCGAGGCGAAGCTCTTGCCCCAGCGGGCTATGACGCCGTACCTTCCGCTGTGGGGCGTTCAGAGGGGGATTTTCTTGCCGATGAAGCAGCACAGGCCATCAAGGCTCAGGTTCACAGTGGGGCAACAACAGAGCCGAACGAGCGACCCACCGTTACCACAGGCTGAATGGCCCCCAGCTTGATCTGCGATCAGCGGATTCAGCTAGGGGGGTCACGCAATTTCAAGTCTGAATGTTGTCGAAACG
Coding sequences within it:
- the lptB gene encoding LPS export ABC transporter ATP-binding protein, which translates into the protein MSLSLNGVSLTLGGRPLVRNLTLSLDPGEVIGLLGPNGAGKTTSFNLVIGLLRPDCGEVLLDGHPVANLSMPQRARLGIGYLPQEPSVFRQLTVRENLQLVLDQSGLTGVQSRERLQQLIRDFHLEAFLNRRGYQLSGGERRRCEVARALAVGLEGPRYLLLDEPFAGVDPLAVADLQQLIHSLRQRGMGILITDHNVRETLAITDRAYILTDGSILASGLSEQVAHDPLVRRHYLGEGFQL
- the glpX gene encoding class II fructose-bisphosphatase, whose translation is MDRTLIQEILEVVEQAAIASARLTGLGKKDEADAAAVEAMRQRMGQIQMQGRIVIGEGERDEAPMLYIGEEVGSGSGPGVDFAVDPCEGTNLCANNQRGSMAVLAASDRGGLFNAPDFYMKKLAAPPAAKGKVDIRKSATENIKILSECLGMAASELTIVVMDRARHKDLIAEIRATGARVQPISDGDVQAAIACGFAGTGTHCLMGIGAAPEGVISAAAMRALGGHFQGQLVYDPAVAQTKEWADLTKEGNLARLAEMGIADPDKIYEAEELASGEHVVFAGSGITDGLLFHGVKFESDCTRTSSLVISNLDNTCRFTNTVHIKDGAQSIALS
- a CDS encoding DUF309 domain-containing protein yields the protein MNLVDDPRFTIALELFNSGAWYEAHDAFEELWHEQVNPDRRLLQGILQIAVAHVHLERGNIRGATILLGEGIGRLKASLPTALGLDLMALHSVASARLQALQNKGNPDDFPPPTLSRSNDPVRS
- a CDS encoding LptF/LptG family permease, coding for MIESVKASIRRLVQRIPLLDRWLIGELLGPLLFAIAAFTVVSLSVGVMFELVRQIVESGLPVAIAVQVLLQRLPSFLVISFPMATLMASLLAYSRLSANSELTALRSVGVTATRMIVPALILALVMSGLTFVFNDVLVPRANRSAEITLRRALGKAIATEKGSNIVYSRFGRIEDPDGSSSKGLAQLFYARQFLDGVMSGVTVLDFTRAGFTQMLVADRAVWNERQAKWQFFDGQILTLTPSGSTTSADFDQYLYPLSAAPIRIAQLPKDANNMTVAEALRAKELLEQAGDIKEARRLQVRIQEKFTLPMACLVFGLIGSSLGAKPNSRTSRSQGFGISVVLILVYYVLSFSFSSLGVKGTLPPLLAAWSPVLISLAGGGFLLRQASR
- the ccsB gene encoding c-type cytochrome biogenesis protein CcsB yields the protein MGSFDLQSIASEPVLLLGLAAFALLLTALPWCFWALSNGRSSSGVRSLLGLANLLLTAQLVLRWWQSGHFPISNLYESLCFLAWACTLTQLLVERQWASPLVAASATPMGLGCIAFASFALPDQLQQASPLVPALRSSWLVMHVSVIMVSYAALLVGSLLSVAVLVTDRGQQLELRSSSIGTGAYRRAVAISGNDASVALRTSPELQLSSLDFTRSEQLDSLSYRTITVGFLLLTVGIISGAVWANEAWGSWWSWDPKETWALICWLVYAAYLHTRLSRGWQGRRPALVASLGLVVIVVCYIGVNLLGIGLHSYGWFFDA
- the typA gene encoding translational GTPase TypA, yielding MSAQQKAIRNIAIIAHVDHGKTTLVDSLLAQSGIFRDNEAVPTCVMDSNDLERERGITILSKNTAVTYNDTRINIVDTPGHADFGGEVERVLGMVDGCLLIVDANEGPMPQTRFVLKKALEQGLRPIVFVNKIDRARVDPETAVDKVLDLFIELGADDDQCDFPYLFGSGLGGFAKPDMKTDSENMRPLFDAILRHVPPPVGDPEKPLQLQITTLDYSDFLGRIIIGRVHNGMIKQGQNAALIKDDGIVKKGRISKLLGFEGLQRVEIETASAGDLVAVAGFDDVNIGETIACPDEPTALPLIKVDEPTLQMTFVVNDSPFAGKEGKFVTSRQVRDRLQRELLTNVALRVEDTDSPDRFAVSGRGELHLGILIETMRREGYEFQVSQPQVIYRTIDGTPCEPVETLVMDVPEEAVGSCIEKLGTRKGEMQNMETGQDGRTQLEFVVPSRGLIGFRGEFIRATRGEGIMSHSFFEYRPMMGEFDTRRNGVLIAFEEGTATFYALKNAEDRGQFFISPGTKVYKGMIIGENNRPQDLEINVCKAKQLTNMRSAGAEELDTLQSPVQMTLERALEYIGPDEMLEVTPESIRLRKLPAKKMAKR
- a CDS encoding LptA/OstA family protein; this encodes MASVGLVRSQPLPAPADDAKPVDDGLITIESDSQSADNVTGVVTASGNVRIVYPARGMVATSRQAQYFSREGRLVLSGDVDVIQDDGSTLQAERVTYNLDDERALAVPNQGGQVRSTMILRPDQPAQTPLTP
- the rpe gene encoding ribulose-phosphate 3-epimerase, which gives rise to MSTKSLVVSPSILSADFSRLGEEVKAVDQAGADWIHVDVMDGRFVPNITIGPLIVEALRPVTTKPLDVHLMIVEPEKYVPDFAKAGADIISVQVEACPHLHRNLAQIKDLGKMAGAVLNPSTPLSTLEYCLELCDLVLIMSVNPGFGGQSFIENQVQKIRDLRRMCDEKGLDPWIEVDGGVKGGNAWKVIEAGANAIVSGSGVFNQADYATAIQGIRDSKRQEAVLV